The following coding sequences lie in one Streptomyces sp. NBC_00510 genomic window:
- the fxsT gene encoding FxSxx-COOH system tetratricopeptide repeat protein — protein MTESRNGRVITFYSYKGGTGRTMALANTAWILAANGHRVLTVDWDLEAPGLFRFFHPFLDPSALAATTGMIDLITEYREEALRDVPRPPDWHRQFARVRPHAISLNWAFPGGGSLDYLSAGRQDRNYSTALTGIDWDVFYDRFGGGQFLDAMRADMRRHYDYVLIDSRTGLSDIADICTVHMPDELVVCFTLSDQSIFGAAAVARDIEERYNGRGIRIFPVPMRIDDGEKEKADAGRALARAQFDGLPAGMDDDELVFYWGSVEIPYRPFYAYEEILATFGDAPGLSSSMLSACERLTSVVSGGAVNSLPPIAESERLRWAAEFTRRRPVPPSGLVLAYVPEDRMWADWIEWILTRAGFRVVPWDVETHTAPAEQPAVAGASARTLVVLSAAYLRSRRAMRVWESSSGTDPSGPQHQLLPIRVGDVRPGPPLAQRSPVSLVRLDHAAAATTLLRALGRDDTDLNPTAMTNGPRYPVGDPKVSNLRPRNTFFTGRSTVLDRLRDRLGGGNPSVQPFPQTLHGLGGVGKTQVALEYAHRFKADYDLVWWIEAEQEDRIAPSLAELARRLELRVGDSVSEAAEAAREELATGTRFPRWLLVFDNVEDPDRVRRFFPGGRGHIVVTARNKPPTGATEPLEIEVFNRSESVEHLRRRVGGMSREDAGQVAEAVGDLPLAVEVAAAWLAETATPVDVYVHQLKEQTTKALSVTTAAGYPREVGATWSISISRLRNQSKAAVRLLELCAFFAAEPISMTLIESDSMIQALLPHDPQLRDRYMLGKVIQALNRFALAKVDPADSSIQVHRLVQAAVRSEMSEDDQQDTMHEVHRILAEARPPEDAINDPANWPGFELIWPHLAPSQAEDCREEKPRQLLVNRVRYLWKSGELEQARQLAEQLLGVWQQSLGEDDLQTLNLQFELANVLRSQGKYQEARQYDEDTLARQTALLAPGHPHTLITGGSLAADLRALGLFQEARERDEQIYAGFKDIFGEQHPRSLVAANNLAIDYRLTGDSELARRLDQETVDRRTPMLGDRHPYTLSTKANLARDLREIGDYTGSVAMLEEVMDVFQDVLNPDVPETLRNAKSLAVSLRKAGRAAEAMRLTQVTYDRYLERYGPDVPDTLACALNLAADYSAAGDKAKARDLASDALAAYRRLLGDDHPFTLACRNNLAIYLRGSGNAEEAVAVGTDTLAGLERAVGPRHPYTLNCTINLGNATGEQGDTDRAVTLLETALRGLTERYGPEHPDALACEINLAYALRQSGRHARAQAIRSKVLPECVRLLGEEHPLSRAAREWYRVNRDLEPQPV, from the coding sequence ATGACCGAGAGCCGTAACGGACGTGTGATCACGTTCTACTCGTACAAGGGCGGCACCGGACGGACCATGGCCCTGGCGAACACCGCCTGGATCCTCGCCGCCAACGGCCACCGGGTGCTGACGGTGGACTGGGACCTGGAGGCCCCGGGCCTCTTCCGCTTCTTCCACCCCTTCCTGGACCCCTCCGCGCTCGCGGCCACCACCGGCATGATCGACCTGATCACCGAGTACCGGGAGGAGGCGCTGCGCGACGTGCCGCGGCCGCCCGACTGGCACCGCCAGTTCGCCCGGGTCCGCCCGCACGCCATATCCCTCAACTGGGCCTTCCCCGGCGGCGGCAGCCTGGACTACCTGTCCGCGGGCCGGCAGGACCGCAACTACTCCACCGCGCTCACCGGCATCGACTGGGACGTCTTCTACGACCGCTTCGGCGGCGGCCAGTTCCTGGACGCCATGCGCGCGGACATGCGCCGCCACTACGACTACGTCCTCATCGACAGCCGCACCGGCCTCAGCGACATCGCCGACATCTGCACCGTCCACATGCCCGACGAGCTGGTGGTCTGCTTCACCCTCAGCGACCAGAGCATCTTCGGCGCCGCCGCCGTCGCCCGCGACATCGAGGAGCGCTACAACGGCCGGGGCATCCGCATCTTCCCCGTGCCGATGCGCATCGACGACGGCGAGAAGGAGAAGGCGGACGCCGGACGGGCCCTGGCCCGCGCCCAGTTCGACGGTCTCCCGGCCGGGATGGACGACGACGAACTCGTCTTCTACTGGGGGTCGGTGGAGATCCCGTACCGTCCCTTCTACGCCTACGAGGAGATCCTGGCCACCTTCGGGGACGCCCCGGGCCTGTCCAGCTCGATGCTGTCGGCCTGCGAACGCCTGACCTCCGTGGTCTCCGGCGGCGCGGTGAACTCGCTGCCCCCGATCGCGGAGTCCGAACGGCTGCGGTGGGCGGCGGAGTTCACCCGGCGCAGGCCCGTCCCGCCGTCCGGCCTGGTGCTGGCGTACGTGCCCGAGGACCGCATGTGGGCGGACTGGATCGAGTGGATCCTGACCCGGGCCGGGTTCCGGGTCGTCCCCTGGGACGTGGAGACCCACACCGCCCCCGCGGAACAGCCCGCCGTGGCCGGGGCCTCCGCCCGCACCCTCGTCGTGCTCTCCGCCGCCTACCTGCGGTCCCGGCGGGCCATGCGGGTGTGGGAGTCGAGCTCGGGCACCGACCCCTCGGGCCCGCAGCACCAGCTGCTGCCGATCCGGGTCGGCGACGTCCGCCCCGGCCCGCCGCTGGCCCAGCGCAGCCCGGTCAGCCTGGTGCGGCTCGACCACGCCGCGGCCGCCACCACGCTGCTGCGCGCCCTCGGCCGTGACGACACGGACCTCAACCCGACCGCCATGACCAACGGCCCGCGCTACCCCGTCGGCGACCCCAAGGTGTCCAACCTGCGGCCCCGCAACACCTTCTTCACCGGCCGCTCCACCGTCCTGGACCGGCTGCGCGACCGCCTGGGCGGCGGCAACCCCTCCGTCCAGCCCTTCCCGCAGACCCTCCACGGCCTCGGCGGCGTCGGCAAGACGCAGGTCGCGCTGGAGTACGCGCACCGCTTCAAGGCCGACTACGACCTCGTGTGGTGGATCGAGGCGGAGCAGGAGGACCGGATCGCGCCCTCCCTCGCCGAACTCGCCCGCCGCCTGGAGCTGAGGGTCGGCGACAGCGTGTCCGAGGCCGCCGAGGCGGCCCGTGAGGAACTGGCCACCGGCACCCGCTTCCCGCGCTGGCTGCTGGTGTTCGACAACGTCGAGGACCCCGACCGGGTGCGCCGCTTCTTCCCCGGGGGACGCGGCCACATCGTGGTCACCGCCCGGAACAAGCCGCCGACGGGAGCGACCGAGCCCCTGGAGATCGAGGTCTTCAACCGTTCGGAGAGCGTGGAGCACCTGCGCCGCCGGGTCGGCGGGATGAGCCGGGAGGACGCCGGGCAGGTGGCCGAGGCGGTCGGCGACCTGCCGCTGGCGGTCGAGGTGGCCGCCGCATGGCTCGCCGAGACCGCCACCCCCGTCGACGTCTACGTGCACCAGCTCAAGGAGCAGACGACCAAGGCGCTGTCGGTCACCACCGCCGCCGGCTACCCGCGGGAGGTCGGGGCGACCTGGAGCATCTCCATCAGCCGGCTGCGCAACCAGTCCAAGGCCGCCGTCCGGCTGCTGGAGCTGTGCGCGTTCTTCGCGGCCGAGCCGATCTCGATGACCCTCATTGAGAGCGACTCCATGATCCAGGCGCTGCTGCCGCACGACCCCCAGCTGCGCGACCGCTACATGCTCGGCAAGGTCATCCAGGCGCTCAACCGCTTCGCCCTGGCCAAGGTCGACCCGGCCGACAGCAGCATCCAGGTGCACCGGCTGGTGCAGGCCGCCGTGCGCTCGGAGATGTCGGAGGACGACCAGCAGGACACGATGCACGAGGTGCACCGCATCCTCGCCGAGGCCCGGCCGCCGGAGGACGCCATCAACGACCCGGCGAACTGGCCCGGGTTCGAGCTGATCTGGCCGCACCTCGCGCCGTCGCAGGCCGAGGACTGCCGCGAGGAGAAACCGCGCCAGCTGCTGGTCAACCGTGTCCGCTACCTGTGGAAGAGCGGCGAACTGGAGCAGGCCAGGCAACTGGCCGAGCAGCTGCTCGGCGTGTGGCAGCAGTCCCTCGGCGAGGACGACCTGCAGACCCTCAACCTGCAGTTCGAGCTCGCCAACGTGCTCCGCTCGCAGGGCAAGTACCAGGAGGCCCGGCAGTACGACGAGGACACCCTGGCCCGGCAGACCGCCCTGCTGGCCCCCGGCCACCCGCACACCCTGATCACCGGCGGCAGCCTCGCCGCGGACCTGCGGGCGCTGGGCCTGTTCCAGGAGGCCAGGGAACGCGACGAGCAGATCTACGCCGGCTTCAAGGACATCTTCGGCGAGCAGCACCCGCGCTCGCTCGTCGCGGCCAACAACCTCGCCATCGACTACCGGCTCACCGGGGACTCCGAACTCGCCCGCCGGCTGGACCAGGAGACCGTGGACCGGCGCACCCCGATGCTCGGCGACCGCCACCCGTACACCCTGTCCACCAAGGCCAACCTCGCCCGCGACCTGCGGGAGATCGGCGACTACACCGGTTCCGTCGCGATGCTCGAAGAGGTGATGGACGTCTTCCAGGACGTCCTCAACCCCGACGTTCCCGAGACCCTCCGCAACGCCAAGAGCCTCGCCGTCTCGCTGCGCAAGGCGGGCCGCGCCGCGGAGGCGATGCGGCTCACCCAGGTGACGTACGACCGCTACCTGGAGCGGTACGGGCCCGACGTGCCCGACACGCTCGCCTGCGCGCTCAACCTCGCCGCCGACTACTCGGCGGCCGGCGACAAGGCGAAGGCCCGCGACCTGGCGAGCGACGCCCTCGCCGCCTACCGCCGGCTGCTCGGCGACGACCACCCGTTCACCCTGGCCTGCCGCAACAACCTCGCCATCTACCTGCGGGGCAGCGGCAACGCCGAGGAGGCCGTGGCGGTCGGCACCGACACCCTGGCCGGGCTGGAACGCGCGGTCGGCCCCCGGCACCCGTACACCCTCAACTGCACGATCAACCTGGGCAACGCCACCGGCGAACAGGGGGACACCGACCGCGCCGTGACCCTCCTGGAGACCGCCCTGCGCGGCCTCACCGAGCGCTACGGTCCCGAGCACCCGGACGCCCTGGCCTGCGAGATCAACCTGGCCTACGCCCTGCGGCAGTCCGGTCGGCACGCACGGGCGCAGGCGATCCGCAGCAAGGTGCTCCCGGAGTGCGTACGGCTGCTCGGCGAGGAGCACCCCCTCAGCCGGGCCGCCCGCGAGTGGTACCGGGTCAACCGGGACCTGGAGCCGCAGCCGGTGTGA
- a CDS encoding alpha/beta hydrolase — protein MRVVRARDGRELAVETRGDPRGRPVFLLHGTPGSRLGPVPRSAVLYRLGVRLISFDRPGYGGSERLPGRRVADVAADVAAIADAMGLDTFAVVGRSGGGPHSLACAALLPDRVTRVAVLVGLAPRDAQGLAWYAGMTRSNVRDHTTADAAQRRLAARLELRSRTIRDDPASLLAVLREEMPEPDQRVIADAGLRTMLLRTYAEALRTSADGWIDDTLAFNRSWGFGLDRIAAPVLLWHGEDDVFSPVAHSRWLAEHIPGASMVVQPGAAHFAALSVLPKVLAWAAAGGGRARSMPA, from the coding sequence GTGCGTGTCGTACGGGCGAGGGACGGGCGGGAACTGGCGGTGGAGACCCGGGGCGATCCGCGGGGCAGGCCCGTGTTCCTGCTGCACGGCACACCCGGCAGCCGGCTCGGCCCGGTGCCGCGCAGCGCCGTGCTGTACCGGCTGGGGGTGCGGCTGATCTCCTTCGACCGGCCCGGGTACGGCGGCTCCGAGCGGCTGCCCGGCCGGCGGGTGGCGGACGTCGCCGCCGATGTCGCGGCGATCGCCGACGCCATGGGCCTGGACACGTTCGCGGTGGTCGGCCGTTCGGGCGGCGGGCCGCACTCGCTCGCGTGCGCCGCGCTGCTGCCCGACCGTGTGACGCGGGTGGCGGTGCTGGTGGGGCTCGCGCCGCGGGACGCGCAGGGGCTCGCCTGGTACGCGGGGATGACCCGGTCCAACGTCCGCGACCACACCACCGCCGACGCGGCGCAACGGCGGCTGGCCGCCCGGCTGGAACTGCGCTCCCGCACCATCCGCGACGACCCGGCCAGCCTGCTCGCCGTGCTCCGGGAGGAGATGCCGGAGCCGGACCAGCGGGTGATCGCGGACGCGGGCCTGCGCACGATGCTGCTGCGCACCTACGCGGAGGCGCTGCGCACCTCGGCCGACGGCTGGATCGACGACACGCTGGCGTTCAACCGGAGCTGGGGGTTCGGCCTGGACCGCATCGCGGCGCCGGTGCTGCTGTGGCACGGCGAGGACGACGTGTTCTCGCCGGTGGCGCACTCCCGCTGGCTGGCCGAGCACATCCCCGGCGCGAGCATGGTGGTGCAGCCGGGGGCCGCGCACTTCGCGGCCCTGTCGGTGCTGCCCAAGGTGCTCGCCTGGGCGGCCGCCGGGGGCGGTCGGGCACGGTCGATGCCCGCCTGA
- a CDS encoding DUF4231 domain-containing protein has product MTAGFSECGGPLPMVSEHELLPDLFRSADRASLRGQWQTVRLSRQQLGLLTVASVFSSFDVTAGRLHWASWLAAVLFAYAAWTTWVIHRQNPQALWYEGRALAESMKTLAWKYSVRADPFTPPGDERDPDALYRLQLGDVLHTFRRSRALPSHVDSGITPAMRRLRDAPLRVRHDVYLRERIRVQHEWYTMKAVRCEVNGRRAGRLAMAFPLLGVLFLVLRAGGWSPFDTLGFVSAITASVAAWAQLRQYSPLAAAYRVAADELELIRVQLASLDLDDPHAEHLWSQLTRDAEDAVSREHTTWQARREMRV; this is encoded by the coding sequence ATGACTGCGGGATTCAGCGAGTGCGGGGGGCCGCTGCCGATGGTGAGCGAACACGAGTTGCTCCCGGACCTGTTCCGGTCCGCCGACCGGGCGTCACTGCGGGGCCAGTGGCAGACCGTACGGCTCTCGCGCCAGCAGCTCGGCCTGCTCACGGTGGCCTCCGTCTTCAGCTCGTTCGACGTCACCGCGGGCCGCCTGCACTGGGCCTCGTGGCTCGCGGCCGTCCTGTTCGCGTACGCCGCGTGGACCACCTGGGTGATCCACCGCCAGAACCCGCAGGCGCTGTGGTACGAGGGCCGGGCCCTGGCCGAGTCCATGAAGACGCTCGCCTGGAAGTACTCGGTGCGGGCCGACCCCTTCACGCCGCCCGGCGACGAACGCGACCCGGACGCCCTGTACCGGCTGCAGCTCGGCGACGTCCTGCACACCTTCCGGCGCAGCCGGGCCCTGCCCTCCCACGTCGACTCGGGCATCACCCCGGCGATGCGGCGGCTGCGGGACGCGCCGCTGCGCGTGCGGCACGACGTGTACCTGCGGGAGCGCATCCGGGTGCAGCACGAGTGGTACACGATGAAGGCGGTCCGCTGCGAGGTGAACGGGCGCCGGGCGGGACGGCTGGCGATGGCCTTCCCGTTGCTCGGCGTCCTCTTCCTGGTGCTGCGGGCGGGCGGCTGGTCCCCCTTCGACACCCTGGGATTCGTGTCGGCCATCACGGCCTCGGTCGCGGCCTGGGCACAGCTGCGCCAGTACAGCCCGCTGGCCGCGGCGTACCGGGTGGCGGCCGACGAACTGGAGCTGATCCGGGTGCAGCTGGCGTCGTTGGACCTGGACGACCCGCATGCCGAGCACCTGTGGTCGCAGCTGACCCGGGACGCCGAGGACGCGGTGTCCCGGGAGCACACCACCTGGCAGGCGAGGCGCGAGATGCGCGTGTGA
- a CDS encoding AAC(3) family N-acetyltransferase, which yields MHTLESLTRDLRALGVEAGEVLLVQGSLKAVGPVEGGGRTVVEALRAALGDHGTLVAYAATPENSVTSRLDRQRTEGMSEAELAAYRDAMPAFDPLTTPVSPSVGRLAEEVRLIPGALRSAHPHTSFTAFGPAARFVTEGHELESHLGEDSPTARLYDLRARALLIGVDLWVCTAYHLADYRAVPPPDRPYQALVRTADGGKEWAHFQAPDIDDHHFPRLVPVVARECAVLDGPLGDAPCHLVPIADAVDVIAKWLVNNGR from the coding sequence GTGCACACTCTGGAAAGCCTGACCCGGGATCTGCGCGCGCTGGGCGTCGAGGCGGGGGAGGTGCTGCTCGTCCAGGGCTCGCTGAAGGCGGTCGGCCCGGTCGAGGGCGGCGGACGCACCGTGGTCGAGGCGCTGCGGGCGGCGCTGGGCGACCACGGCACCCTGGTCGCGTACGCGGCGACCCCGGAGAACTCCGTCACCTCCCGGCTGGACCGGCAGCGCACGGAGGGCATGAGCGAGGCCGAACTGGCCGCCTACCGAGACGCGATGCCCGCCTTCGACCCGCTGACCACCCCCGTCTCGCCCAGCGTGGGACGGCTCGCCGAGGAGGTCCGGCTGATCCCGGGCGCGCTGCGCAGCGCGCACCCGCACACCTCCTTCACCGCCTTCGGCCCGGCCGCGCGCTTCGTCACCGAGGGCCACGAGTTGGAGAGCCACCTGGGCGAGGACTCGCCCACCGCCCGGCTGTACGACCTGCGGGCCCGTGCCCTGCTGATCGGCGTGGACCTGTGGGTCTGCACCGCCTACCACCTCGCCGACTACCGGGCGGTCCCGCCGCCGGACCGCCCGTACCAGGCCCTGGTGCGCACGGCGGACGGCGGCAAGGAGTGGGCGCACTTCCAGGCGCCCGACATCGACGACCACCACTTCCCGCGGCTGGTCCCGGTGGTGGCGCGCGAGTGCGCGGTGCTGGACGGTCCCCTCGGCGACGCGCCCTGCCATCTGGTGCCGATCGCCGACGCCGTGGACGTCATCGCCAAGTGGCTGGTGAACAACGGCCGTTGA
- a CDS encoding metallophosphatase family protein, which yields MLRRIAVLSDVHGNLPALQAVLAEPDVRAAERVVLTGDHAAGPMPVPTLDALRDLGGRALWIRGNADRELVEHRRTGRTTGYPESDWAARRLRADQVTLLAGLPDTMELEVDGPGRTLFCHATPRDDEEIVLVDSRAERWAEVMSGVAPEVETVVCGHTHMPYARVVHGRLVVNPGSVGMPYGRGGAHWALLGAGGVQLRRTLYDREAAAARIVAESGFDGAARWVREYVLGCHPAEAVIDAWGPRDGRPAPERPGDGG from the coding sequence GTGCTGAGACGAATCGCGGTCCTGTCCGACGTCCACGGCAACCTGCCGGCCCTGCAGGCCGTACTGGCCGAGCCCGACGTCCGCGCCGCCGAGCGGGTGGTCCTCACCGGCGACCACGCGGCGGGCCCGATGCCGGTGCCCACCCTCGACGCACTGCGCGACCTCGGCGGGCGCGCCCTGTGGATCCGCGGCAACGCGGACCGCGAACTGGTCGAGCACCGCCGTACGGGCAGGACCACCGGGTACCCGGAGTCGGACTGGGCCGCGCGACGGCTCCGCGCGGACCAGGTGACCCTGCTGGCCGGCCTCCCGGACACCATGGAGCTGGAGGTCGACGGCCCGGGCCGGACGCTGTTCTGCCACGCCACCCCGCGCGACGACGAGGAGATCGTGCTCGTCGACTCCCGCGCCGAGCGCTGGGCCGAGGTGATGTCCGGCGTCGCCCCCGAGGTGGAGACCGTCGTCTGCGGGCACACGCACATGCCGTACGCCCGGGTCGTCCACGGCCGGCTGGTCGTCAACCCCGGGAGCGTCGGCATGCCGTACGGCCGCGGCGGCGCCCACTGGGCGCTCCTGGGCGCGGGCGGCGTCCAGTTGCGTCGCACCCTCTACGACCGCGAGGCGGCGGCCGCGCGGATCGTCGCGGAGTCCGGCTTCGACGGCGCGGCGCGGTGGGTGCGGGAGTACGTCCTCGGCTGCCATCCGGCCGAGGCCGTGATCGACGCGTGGGGCCCGCGCGACGGGCGGCCCGCGCCGGAGCGCCCGGGCGACGGCGGCTGA
- a CDS encoding TIR-like protein FxsC, producing the protein MALPVGQGDASDKPYFFLSYAHTPRNDPSDPDPDLWVAKLYNDLCAHILQMTTLPAGVKAGFMDRGMNVGEGWPESLAEALAHCQVFVPLYSPRYFRSQQCGKEWFAFSQRAVHHRSLHDRPISGIVPALWVPVAANDMPGPAEGLQFNHADFGEDYAAEGFYGLIKLSYLKHEYERAVYRLAQRIVQVVEDTKIAKGRHLDYHHVPSAFGPPGASRPLRVTVLACCDAEELPAGRSPTCYGPSPRDWNPYRPQSSRPLADHAADLARNLDYRVSVGVFEEELDRLLDPTPTAPGLLLLDRWALDSPDRREMLSRFGSEHRPWVSVLVPWNRTDPESNGHEETLRRLADDALDPSRADGPGGRFVRNNIPSLEAFSDDVPRAVGRAAKHYAAHAPAFPPQGPHSSRPRLRGPSPGAYGPERSSPYGLHDDRGTTEPDKPEGQDDREP; encoded by the coding sequence ATGGCATTACCCGTGGGGCAGGGAGACGCCTCGGACAAGCCCTATTTCTTCCTCAGCTACGCGCACACCCCCAGGAACGACCCCTCGGATCCCGACCCCGACCTGTGGGTCGCCAAGCTCTACAACGACCTGTGCGCGCACATCCTGCAGATGACGACGCTGCCCGCCGGGGTCAAGGCGGGCTTCATGGACCGGGGGATGAACGTCGGCGAGGGCTGGCCGGAATCGCTCGCCGAGGCGCTGGCGCACTGCCAGGTCTTCGTCCCGCTCTATTCGCCCCGCTACTTCCGCAGCCAGCAGTGCGGCAAGGAGTGGTTCGCCTTCTCGCAGCGCGCCGTCCACCACCGGTCCCTGCACGACCGCCCGATATCCGGCATCGTGCCCGCGCTGTGGGTGCCGGTCGCCGCGAACGACATGCCGGGCCCGGCCGAGGGACTGCAGTTCAACCACGCGGACTTCGGCGAGGACTACGCCGCCGAGGGCTTCTACGGGCTGATCAAGCTCAGCTACCTCAAGCACGAGTACGAGCGGGCGGTCTACCGCCTCGCACAGCGCATCGTGCAGGTGGTCGAGGACACCAAGATCGCCAAAGGGCGCCACCTCGACTACCACCACGTCCCCAGCGCCTTCGGCCCCCCGGGCGCCAGCCGGCCGCTGCGCGTGACGGTGCTCGCCTGCTGCGACGCCGAGGAACTGCCCGCGGGCCGCAGCCCCACCTGTTACGGGCCCTCGCCGCGCGACTGGAACCCCTACCGCCCGCAGAGCAGCCGACCGCTCGCCGACCACGCGGCCGACCTGGCGCGCAATCTCGACTACCGGGTCAGCGTGGGGGTGTTCGAGGAGGAACTGGACCGCCTGCTGGACCCCACGCCCACCGCCCCCGGGCTGCTGCTGCTCGACCGCTGGGCCCTGGACTCGCCCGACCGGCGGGAGATGCTGAGCCGCTTCGGCAGCGAGCACCGGCCCTGGGTCAGCGTCCTGGTGCCGTGGAACCGCACCGACCCGGAGTCAAACGGCCACGAGGAGACCCTGCGCCGCCTCGCCGACGACGCCCTCGACCCCAGCCGCGCGGACGGCCCGGGCGGGCGCTTCGTCCGCAACAACATCCCGAGCCTGGAGGCGTTCAGCGACGACGTGCCCAGGGCCGTGGGACGCGCCGCCAAGCACTACGCCGCCCACGCCCCGGCCTTCCCGCCCCAGGGCCCGCACAGTTCGCGCCCCAGGCTCCGGGGACCGTCCCCAGGGGCGTACGGACCCGAACGCTCCTCCCCGTACGGCCTGCACGACGACCGCGGCACCACGGAACCCGACAAACCGGAGGGCCAGGATGACCGAGAGCCGTAA